From the Paludisphaera mucosa genome, one window contains:
- a CDS encoding metallophosphoesterase: MADPNKILATVHKAADLSRRTPGRAGSVVRLDADEVMVVGDLHGNLRTFKWVLAESALDRNPGRHLVLQELVHEIIKDDDDRPDLSHRLVDVVSALKCQYPDRVHVILGNHELSELTGRVIGKDGRTLNERFRQGIRRSYGEAADEIYDAYLRLFADMPLAVRTPNRVFVCHTIPDGDWLDDLDLGVLDAEAWPPEALKRRGAVYALTWGRDTADETADRFAEMVDADLFVTGHQPCDDGYRQANRRQLIIDGTEPYPTYCRFPARSPIGIDDLVNGVKVLGR, encoded by the coding sequence ATGGCCGACCCCAACAAGATCCTCGCCACCGTCCATAAGGCCGCCGACCTGTCGAGGCGTACGCCCGGCCGCGCCGGCTCGGTCGTAAGACTCGACGCCGATGAGGTGATGGTCGTCGGCGACCTGCACGGCAACCTCAGGACCTTCAAATGGGTCCTGGCCGAGTCGGCCCTCGACCGCAACCCGGGCCGGCACCTGGTGCTCCAGGAACTGGTCCACGAGATCATCAAGGACGACGACGACCGCCCCGACCTTTCGCACAGGTTGGTCGACGTGGTCAGCGCGCTCAAGTGCCAGTATCCCGATCGCGTCCACGTCATCCTGGGCAACCATGAGCTTTCCGAGTTGACCGGCCGGGTGATCGGCAAGGACGGGCGGACGCTGAACGAGCGGTTCCGCCAGGGAATCCGCCGCTCCTACGGCGAGGCGGCCGACGAGATCTACGACGCCTATCTGCGGCTCTTCGCCGACATGCCGCTCGCCGTCCGCACCCCGAATCGCGTGTTCGTCTGCCACACGATCCCGGACGGCGACTGGCTCGACGACCTCGACCTCGGCGTCCTCGACGCCGAAGCCTGGCCTCCGGAGGCGCTCAAGCGCCGGGGCGCGGTTTACGCCCTGACCTGGGGCCGCGACACCGCGGACGAGACCGCCGACCGTTTCGCCGAGATGGTCGACGCCGACCTGTTCGTCACCGGCCACCAGCCATGCGACGATGGTTACCGGCAGGCGAACCGCCGCCAGCTCATCATCGACGGCACGGAACCTTATCCGACCTACTGCCGCTTTCCGGCGCGCTCGCCGATCGGCATCGATGACCTCGTGAACGGGGTGAAGGTGCTGGGCCGCTAG
- a CDS encoding ABC-F family ATP-binding cassette domain-containing protein yields the protein MILISAQGLGRQYAGDPIFTDLAFEVRAGERIGLVGPNGAGKTTLMKLLDRTEQPEYGQVHTRAGVRVSLLRQQPDFAPDQTLMDVARQGLASLLDLQRELEEAAQEMAEAEDEADRQRAGLRYDQIHEQIIHQDAYDVDYRVEEILSGLGFVAADHDRPALTFSGGQQSRLMLAKLLLESPDLMLLDEPSNHLDIETTEWLENYLSRQPVAMIVVSHDRYFLDKIVTKIWELNEGTLESYPGNYTQYWNLRAERAKVLERQAERFEEKTEKLEAYIRKYGAGQRAKQAHDRERKLDKLQAEKVETIRDIVGPVMKFEEVDRSGDIVIQARELSKAYDKPLFSGLNLSVERGQCVGVIGPNGAGKTTLLKTLIGRELPDSGEVKLGHRVSVGYHDQGLQSLDYDTTVIRAVWPEDDTDWVEGDVRSLLARFGLTGDQAFRKVGKLSGGEKAKAALARLCATGANLLVMDEPTNHLDIWSCDALERSIRDFEGTVLVVSHDRYFLNKVADRILVVADGKVKVIEGDYEAYQALMQRGKEAEKAKPAAAAPPPPPTPRPAPAAANGKSKNKKKFSYRPAVELEKEIAQTEAEVADLEDKLGQPATWRDPGTAVRVQDRHVELKEKLETLFQHWEFAIESEW from the coding sequence ATGATCCTGATCTCCGCCCAGGGCCTGGGTCGACAGTACGCCGGCGACCCGATCTTCACCGACCTCGCGTTCGAGGTCCGCGCGGGCGAGCGCATCGGCCTGGTCGGCCCCAACGGCGCGGGCAAGACGACGCTCATGAAGTTGCTCGACCGCACCGAGCAGCCGGAGTACGGCCAGGTCCACACTCGGGCGGGCGTCCGGGTCAGCCTGCTCCGCCAGCAGCCCGATTTCGCCCCGGATCAGACCTTGATGGACGTCGCACGCCAGGGCCTGGCCTCGCTGCTGGACCTCCAGCGCGAACTGGAAGAGGCCGCCCAGGAGATGGCCGAGGCCGAGGACGAGGCCGACCGCCAGCGGGCCGGCCTCCGCTACGACCAGATCCACGAGCAGATCATCCACCAGGACGCCTACGACGTCGACTACCGGGTCGAGGAGATCCTCTCGGGCCTGGGATTCGTAGCGGCCGACCACGATCGGCCCGCATTGACCTTCTCCGGCGGCCAGCAATCGCGGCTCATGCTCGCCAAGCTATTGCTGGAGAGCCCCGACCTGATGCTCCTGGACGAGCCGTCTAACCACCTCGACATCGAAACCACCGAGTGGCTCGAGAACTACCTCTCGCGCCAGCCCGTCGCGATGATCGTGGTCAGCCACGACCGGTACTTCCTCGACAAGATCGTCACCAAGATCTGGGAGCTGAACGAGGGTACGCTCGAGAGCTATCCGGGCAACTACACGCAGTACTGGAACCTGCGGGCCGAGCGGGCCAAGGTCCTCGAACGCCAGGCCGAGCGATTCGAGGAGAAGACCGAGAAGCTCGAAGCCTACATCCGCAAATACGGGGCGGGCCAGCGCGCCAAGCAGGCCCACGACCGCGAGCGGAAGCTCGACAAGCTCCAGGCCGAGAAGGTCGAGACCATCCGCGACATCGTCGGCCCGGTGATGAAATTCGAGGAGGTCGACCGCTCGGGCGACATCGTCATCCAGGCCCGCGAGCTGTCCAAGGCTTACGACAAGCCCCTGTTCTCGGGCCTCAACCTGTCGGTCGAGCGTGGCCAGTGCGTGGGCGTCATCGGGCCCAACGGCGCCGGCAAGACGACGCTTTTGAAGACCTTGATCGGCCGCGAGCTGCCCGACTCGGGCGAGGTCAAGCTCGGCCACCGCGTCTCGGTCGGCTATCACGACCAAGGGCTGCAGTCGCTGGATTACGACACGACGGTCATCCGCGCGGTCTGGCCGGAAGACGACACCGACTGGGTCGAGGGCGACGTCCGGTCGCTCCTGGCCCGTTTCGGCCTCACCGGCGATCAGGCCTTCCGCAAGGTCGGCAAGCTCTCGGGCGGCGAGAAGGCCAAGGCCGCGCTCGCCCGCCTGTGCGCGACCGGCGCGAACCTGCTCGTCATGGACGAGCCGACGAACCACCTCGACATCTGGTCGTGCGACGCCCTCGAACGCTCGATCCGCGATTTCGAGGGAACGGTCCTGGTGGTCAGCCACGACCGTTATTTCCTGAACAAGGTGGCGGATCGGATCCTCGTCGTGGCCGACGGCAAGGTGAAGGTGATCGAGGGCGACTACGAGGCTTATCAGGCCCTCATGCAGCGGGGCAAGGAGGCCGAGAAGGCCAAGCCCGCGGCGGCCGCCCCGCCCCCGCCGCCGACTCCGCGGCCCGCGCCGGCCGCCGCCAACGGCAAGTCGAAGAACAAGAAGAAGTTCTCCTACCGGCCGGCGGTCGAGCTGGAGAAGGAGATCGCCCAGACCGAGGCCGAGGTCGCCGATCTTGAGGACAAGCTGGGCCAGCCGGCCACCTGGCGCGACCCGGGCACGGCGGTGCGCGTGCAGGACCGCCACGTCGAGCTGAAGGAGAAGCTGGAAACCCTCTTCCAGCACTGGGAGTTCGCGATCGAGTCGGAATGGTGA
- a CDS encoding NADH-quinone oxidoreductase subunit D, with protein sequence MGPQHPSTHGVFRMNVRVDGETIVGLKPVMGYLHRNHEKIGERNTFLMNMPFTDRLDYLTSMGNNFGYALAVEQLMGDEAKPPERAEYIRVIMAELTRVASHMWSVGFLLNDLGAFFTPALYAIEERELILDLFEWASGSRMMCNYFRFGGLAADLPPGWIERCRAIVEDRIDRRIDELDRYLSGNEILLDRTKGVGILSPEDAVNYSTSGPVLRASNVPYDVRRAAPYGIYDRFEFAIPTGRRGDLYDRYYIRILEMRESVKILKQAVRQIPEGPIMAGKKSYQIKVPAGEAYGRVENPKGELGFYVVSDGTSTAYRYHVRSPSFINLTALERMCLGHTIADVVGILGSLDIVLGEVDR encoded by the coding sequence ATGGGCCCGCAGCATCCCAGCACCCACGGCGTCTTCCGGATGAACGTCCGGGTCGACGGCGAGACGATCGTCGGCCTCAAGCCGGTGATGGGCTACCTGCATCGGAACCACGAGAAGATCGGCGAGCGGAACACGTTCCTGATGAACATGCCGTTCACCGACCGGCTCGACTACTTGACCAGCATGGGCAACAACTTCGGCTACGCCCTGGCCGTCGAACAGCTCATGGGCGACGAGGCGAAGCCCCCGGAACGCGCCGAGTACATCCGGGTCATCATGGCCGAGTTGACACGCGTCGCCAGCCACATGTGGTCGGTCGGATTCCTGCTCAACGACCTCGGCGCCTTCTTCACCCCGGCGCTCTACGCGATCGAGGAGCGCGAGCTGATCCTCGACCTCTTCGAGTGGGCCTCCGGCAGCCGGATGATGTGCAACTACTTCCGGTTCGGCGGCCTCGCTGCCGACCTCCCGCCGGGCTGGATCGAGCGCTGTCGGGCGATCGTCGAGGACCGCATCGACCGCCGGATCGACGAGCTCGATCGCTACCTCTCGGGGAACGAGATCCTCCTGGATCGGACCAAGGGGGTCGGGATCCTGAGCCCGGAAGACGCCGTGAACTACTCGACGTCCGGACCCGTCCTGCGCGCGTCGAACGTCCCCTATGACGTCCGCCGGGCGGCGCCCTACGGCATCTACGACCGTTTCGAGTTCGCGATCCCGACGGGTCGCCGGGGCGACCTTTACGATCGGTATTACATCCGCATCCTGGAGATGCGCGAGAGCGTCAAGATCCTCAAGCAGGCGGTGCGACAGATCCCCGAGGGGCCGATCATGGCCGGCAAGAAGAGCTACCAGATCAAGGTGCCCGCGGGCGAGGCCTACGGCCGCGTCGAGAACCCCAAGGGCGAGCTGGGGTTCTACGTCGTGTCGGACGGGACCAGCACGGCCTACCGCTATCACGTCCGCAGCCCGAGCTTCATCAACCTGACGGCCCTGGAGCGCATGTGCCTGGGCCACACGATCGCGGACGTCGTCGGCATCCTGGGCAGCCTCGACATCGTCCTGGGCGAGGTCGATCGGTAG